One Paroedura picta isolate Pp20150507F chromosome 16, Ppicta_v3.0, whole genome shotgun sequence genomic region harbors:
- the UBE2M gene encoding NEDD8-conjugating enzyme Ubc12: protein MIKLFSLKQQKKEEESAGGTKGSSKKASAAQLRIQKDINELNLPKTCEIDFSDQDDLLNFKLVICPDEGFYKGGKFVFSFKVGQGYPHDPPKVKCETMVYHPNIDLEGNVCLNILREDWKPVLTINSIIYGLQYLFLEPNPEDPLNKEAAEVLQNNRRLFEQNVQRSMRGGYIGSTYFERCLK, encoded by the exons ATGATCAAGCTTTTCtcgctgaagcagcagaagaaggaggaggaatcgGCCGGCGGCACCAAAGGCTCCAGCAAGAAAGCCTCCGCCGCGCAGCTCCGCATCCAGAAAG ACATTAATGAACTAAATTTGCCGAAAACATGTGAAATAGACTTTTCAGACCAAGACGATCTCCTCAACTTCAAGTTAGTTATCTGCCCTGATGAG GGCTTCTATAAAGGCGGGAAGTTTGTTTTCAGTTTTAAG GTGGGGCAAGGCTACCCTCACGACCCACCGAAGGTGAAGTGTGAGACCATGGTGTATCATCCCAACATAGACCTAGAAGGCAACGTCTGCCTAAATATACTCAG AGAGGACTGGAAGCCTGTACTAACAATAAACTCTATAATTTATGGCCTGCAGTATCTCTTCTTG GAGCCAAACCCTGAAGACCCCCTGAACAAAGAGGCTGCTGAAGTCCTCCAGAACAACAGACGCCTGTTTGAGCAGAACGTCCAGCGCTCTATGCGGGGTGGCTACATTGGCTCCACTTACTTTGAGCGCTGCCTCAAATAG